CATTCTGTTCAAGTGGTATCTCGGGTATCCGAACGTCAGGATCTACGAGGGGTCGTTCACCGAGTGGTCGTCGTATCCCGATAATCCGACGGTGACCGGCAAGAGCCCGAGATAGACGCCAGGGAGGCAGCGTGGTCTTCGAACGTGTCGAAGCCGAAGGGCTGGCGCACTATTCCTACATCGTCGGAGACCGCTTCGATGCGGTCGTCATCGACCCGCGGCGGGACTGCGAGGTCTACCTCGAGCTCGCCGCGCAGGCCGGCATGCGGATCGCCCTCATCCTCGAGACCCATCGGAACGAGGACTACGCCGTCGGGTCGGTCGAGCTGGCATCGCGGACCGGGGC
Above is a window of Candidatus Effluviviaceae Genus V sp. DNA encoding:
- a CDS encoding MBL fold metallo-hydrolase — its product is MVFERVEAEGLAHYSYIVGDRFDAVVIDPRRDCEVYLELAAQAGMRIALILETHRNEDYAVGSVELASRTGA